The nucleotide sequence ACCGGCAGCGCCACCGACGCCGACGGCGACACGGTGACGTACCTCTGGGAGCAGAACGACCGGGGCGGCGTCAGCGGCGGCAGCACCGCCGGCACCGCGCTGGTCAGCAACACCAAGACCAACGGCCCGCTGTTCCGGCAGTTCGGCACGGCGGCGATCGTCAGCCCGACCGACACCCTGGAATACCACTCCCCCGGACTGAACGCGGTGGGCACCGACCCGACCCGGGTCTTCCCGGACCTGGCGCAGGTCGTCGCCGGCAACACCAACGCGAAGACCGGCGGCTGCCCGGCCGCGCCGCCGCCACCGACCAGCGGCGGGGCCAGCAACGTGCCGCCGGAGCTCGTCGACTGCTACTCGGAGTTCCTGCCCACCGCCGACTGGGTCGGCTTCACCGGTGACCGGACCATGCACTTCCGGCTCACCGCCCGGGACGGGCACCCGGGCGCGGGCGGGATCGGCAGCGCCGACACCGCGCTGACCCTGGCCCCGGCCGCCGGGCCGTTCCTGGTCACCTCGCAGGCCACCGCCGAGACGCTGACCGGCGGCGCGGAGCTGCCGGTGAGCTGGGACGTGGCCGGCACCGACGCCGCACCGGTCGGGGTGGGCGAGGTGCGGATCTCGCTCTCCGTCGACGGCGGAAAGACCTTCGGGTACGTCCTCGCGGAGCGGACCGCCAACGACGGCGCCGAGACGGTGACCCTGCCGAACGTCGGCGCCAAGGCGGCCCGGATCAGGGTCGAGGCGGTCGGCAACGTCTTCTTCGACCTCAACGACGCCGACCTCGCGCTCCGGGCCGCCCCGAAGGTGACCCTCGACGGGCCGGGCGAGGTGTTGACGGTGCAGTACAGCGACCCGCTGCTGCCCGAGGTGCGGATCACCGCCACCGACCCGGACGGCGGGCCGGGGCAGCTCACCGCGACCGCCACCGGACTGCCCGCCGGACTGTCGCTGGGCGGCAGGACGCCGGAGGACCCGGACGCGACAGGTGCGGCAGCGGTCTGGGGAGTCGTCGGCAACAACCGGGCGACCCCGGGCGACTACCCGGTGACGGTGACGGTCACCGACCAGCACGGGCTGGCCGGCACCGTCGCCTTCACCGTCCGGGTGGTGCCGGAGGCGGCCGAGCTGGCGTACACCGGCGACACGCTGGCCTCGACCGGCTCGGGCGGGCACGCGGAGGTGCTGCTCCAGGCCACCCTCCGGGAGACGTCGCCGTCCTCCGGCGCCGAGCCGTGGCCGGGTGACGTCTCGACCGCCACGGTGACCTTCGCCGCTGGTGGCCGGACCCTCTGCACCGACGTACCGGCGCCGCTGGGCACCGACGACTTCGCGGCGGTGTCGAGTTGCCGGGCGACCCTGCCGGCCGGCAACTCCGAGCTGACCGTCACGCTCGGCGGCAACTACGCCGGCAGCACGACGGCCCGGGTCGAGGTGGCCCGGCCGGGCACCACCGTGGTGCTCGGCGGTGGCACGCTGACCCCGAGCCGGTCGGCCGGGGCGTACCCGGTGCAGCCGAAGTCCGCTGTCGACTTCAGCGTGCTGGTCGCGCAGACCCGGCTCGGCGGCACCGGCACCACCACCGTCGGGTTCCGCTCGGACGGCCGGCGGTACGAGATCCGCGGCGTCGGGCTCGACTCGTTCGGCGTACGGTCCGGCGGCGGCACCGACCGCCTCGACCTGCGCACCCGAGCCGGCCTGTACGACGTCACCGACCCCCGCCGCCCGGTCACCGTGGCCAGCGGGCTCAGCCTGCGGATCACCGGCACCGACCGGGGCCTGCTCAGCGGTAGGGACGGCATCGCGGTCACCCTCATCGACGGCGACCGGCTGCTCCTGTCCACCGACTGGACCGGCCTGACCACCCAGGAGACCACTCTGACCAACGGAACCCTCCTGATCCTCTGAGCCACCGGCGGATTCCAGGGGCCCTTCCCAACTTCCCAGCGCGAGCTGCTCGGGACCGAGAGGGGCCTCTGGTCCACTCGCCGCAAGACGGGTGCGGGCCGGCCGGCATACATCCGGCACGGAGACTGTCGAGCTGCCCCGTCTGTGCGCCCACCCCCGGGAGCACAGACGGGGCAGCTCGACAGTCTTCACATCTGATACTCCCCAGCCGACCCGCTCGTACCGTGACCGGCCATCAGCTCAGCGTCGGCGGGGTACCCAGTGCAGGAAGCGGGTGGTGAGCAGGGCGGGGTGGACGTCCGGCAACTGTTGCAGGGCGCGGGCGAGGTGGCCGCCGAGATAGACCATCAGCCCGACCCGGTCACCCCGGAACCCGGTCAGCAGTGCCAGCCGCGCCTCCTGGCACGGCCAGTCGTCGCCGCAGGCCCGGCACCGGTACGACGTCTGCCTCGGCACGTGCCGCCGCCAACGCTCCTCCGGGCCGATCACCGCTACACCCCGCCGACGCTCTCGGCCCGCCGCACGCGTTCCGGCCGCCGCACCGTCCGGTCACTCCACATCGGATCGCGGGTGTTCCGGGCCCTGGCCCGAGCCGGCAGCGCCGCCGACGCCGACGGGACCAACGACGTTGCTGACGGCAACGGCGGCAACGGCGGAACCACCGGCAGGTACGGCATCGGGACCAACTCGATCGAGTCCGGGCAGCGCCAGCGGAATCCGCACCGGCAGTAGCGCCACAGCCGACGCCAGTCCCGCCGGTGCGGCGGCCGTGGACCGGCCAGGATGCCGACCAGACCCCGACAGAGCCTTCTCATCACGTACCTCCTCGGCTGGCTGGAGGGGAGCCGGTCTCAGTGGGGGGAGCTGAGACCGGCTCCCGGTGCGAGTTCCACCCGGGCGCGAGCGGTCACCGAGCGGTCCTGCTGCTGCCACTCTCGGTGCCCCCACAAGCGCCATGCAACGGTCTAAGCTGATGCATCCCGCGCTAGTCGTCCCTTTTTCACAATCCACCGGAAACAGTCCGAAGATCGATCGACTTATTGCTCCAATCTGAGACAGGAGGTGCGGCGATGACGGATGTGGGATCGTCCATCCCGCGCAGGCAACTGGGCCGGATCCTGAGGCAGGCTCGCGAGCAGGCCGGCCTCTCCATGGAGGCCGCCGGCACCGACCTCGAGTGGTCACGCTCCACGATGTACCGGATCGAGGGCGGCCAGGCTGCGGTCAAGGCGCGGGACGTCGAGGCGATGTGCCGGCTCTACGGCACCTCGGACGAGATGACCGAGGCGCTGAAGAAGCTCGCCGCCGAGACCAAGGCGAAGGGGTGGTGGCACGCCTACGGCGACACCCTGCCGGCCTGGTTCGAGCTGTACGTCGGCCTGGAAGCAGCCGCCGCACGCCTCCGCCACTGGGAACCCGCCACGATCCCCGGCCTGCTCCAGACCAGGGAATACGCCGAACACCTGCTGCGGTCGCACCCCGACATCCCGCCCCGCGAGGTCGGCCGGCTGGTCGAGGTGCGGATCGAACGCCAGAAGATCCTGACCCGCAGGAAGCCCGAGCCACCGCGCCTGGAGGTCATCGTGGACGAGGGGGTGCTACGCCGGCAGGTGCCGGGCATGGGGCGGCAGCTCACCCACCTGCACGCCCAGACCGCCGCAGGGGTGGCGAGCGTCCGGGTCGTCCCGCGATCCGCGCCGCCGAGCTTCGCCCTGACCGGCGGGCAGTTCATCATCCTGGAGTTCCCGTCGATCGGGCTCCGGACGCCCGAGCCCACCACCGTCTACAGCGAATCACTCACGGGCGCCCTCTACCTCGACAAGCCGGCCGAGGTCGCGACGTACGCTAAGGCATGGAGGTCGCTCGAAGAGGTGGCGTTCGATCTGTCTCGGTCGGCCGACCTGATAGCCGCGATCGCCAAGGAGATGAGCGATGACTGACCAGTCCGGTGCCGAGTGGCGCAAGTCCCGCCGCAGCAACGGGTCGGGCGGCGCTTGCGTCGAGGTCGCCGACAACCTGCCCGGCGTCGTGCTCGTCCGGGACACCAAGGACCGCGAGGGTGGCACCCTGACGTTCGCCCCGGCGACCTGGAGCGCCTTCGTCGACTTCGCGAAGCAGGCTCCGGTCGAGGGATGACGGGGGCCGGGGTGGGTACCCGATCGGGATGAAGACGTCCACCCTCGTCGGGACCGGGCTGGCGACCGCGGCCACCGCCGCCGCCGGCTCGATCGCCACCGACCCGAACTCCGCCTGGTACCGGTCGCTGGACAAGCCGGCATGGCAGCCGCCGCCAGTGGCGTTCCCCGTCGTCTGGACCCCGCTCTACGCCTCGATCGCGTTCGCCGCCGCCCGCGCCCTGGACGCGACAAGCAGTGCCGCGCAGCGTCGCGGGCTTCGCCGGGCGTACGCGATCGATCTGGTCCTGAACGCCGGTTGGACGGCGCTCTTCTTCCGGGCCCACCGGCCCCGGCTCGCCCTGGCCGAGCTGGTCCTGTTGAACGCCGCCAACGCTGCGCTGCTGCGCCGGGCCTGGCGGGCGGACCGGGTGGCCGGGGCCACTCTGCTGCCCTACCTGGCCTGGACCGGCTTCGCCACCGCCCTGAACACCGCGATCGCGCTCCGCAACCCGGGCCGCTGACCCGGACCGCCGAACCGGGCCACCGAACCGGACCGCCGAACCGGGCGCTGACCTGGTCGGAACCGGTCGACGGCTGCCCGGCGTACCAGGAATTGGGCAGCAGGGGCCGGCGCGGGCCGGCATCGGGTATGGTTCGCTGCGTGACGCGGTCGTATCGATGGTTTAGTCAGCCGGCTCAGGAGCCGGTGACTCGGCCATGACCTGACGTCACCAGAATCCAGCAGAGCCGGCTGAAGCAGGGACATCGTCCCTGCTTTTTCCATGTGACCAGCCGGCTCGGCTCCCGGGTGCCGGCCCCGGGGCGGCGGTCGGCAGAGGGAGCCTCGACGATGACCACCACCGGAATGGGCCGGGTCAGCGACCAACGCATCGACCGGGTCGTGCCGCTGACCACCCCGGCGCTGCTGCACCACGAACTGCCGCTGGGCGAGGCGTTGGCCAGCGCCGTGCTGGACGGCCGACGATCCGTCGCCCGGGTGCTCGACCGGGCCGACGACCGGCTGCTGGTCGTGGTCGGGCCGTGCTCGGTGCACGATCCGGCGGCGGCCCTCGACTACGCCCGGCGGCTGCGGGTGGCGGCGGCCGAGCACGCCGAGGACCTGCTGGTGGTGATGCGGGTCTACTTCGAGAAGCCGCGCTCGACCGTCGGCTGGAAGGGCCTGATCAACGACCCGGGGCTGGACGGCTCCGGTGACGTGAACGCCGGGCTGCGGGCCGCCCGCGCGCTGCTGCTGGACGTACTCCGGCTGGGGCTGCCGGTCGGCTGTGAGTTCCTGGACCCGATCACCCCGCAGTACATCGCCGACACGGTGGCCTGGGGTGCCATCGGCGCCCGTACCGTGGAGAGCCAGGTGCACCGGCAGCTCTCCTCCGGGCTCTCCATGCCGATCGGGATGAAGAACCGTCCGGACGGCAGCGTCGGCACGGCTGTCGACGCGATCCGGGCGGCCGGGGTGCCGCACGTCTTCCCCGGCATCGACGTCTCCGGCGCTCCGGCGATCATGCACACCCGGGGCAACGCCGACTGCCACCTGGTGCTGCGCGGCGGCCGGGGCGAGCCCAACTACGACGCCGAGTCGGTGGGGCGGTCGCTGGCGCTGCTCCGGGCGGCCGGGCTGCCCGAGCGGCTGGTGATCGACGCGAGCCACGACAACAGCGGCAAGGACCACCGCCGGCAGCCCGTCGTCGCCGCCGACGTCGCCCGGCAGATGGCCGACGGCCAGCGCGGCATCGTCGGGGTGATGTTGGAGTCCTTCCTGGTGCCGGGCCGGCAGGACCTCGACCCGACCCGGCCGCTGGAGTACGGGCAGTCGATCACCGACGCCTGCCTCGGCTGGCCGGAGACCGAGCAGGTGCTGGCGGACCTGTCGGCGGCGGTCCGGGCCCGGCGGGTGGCGGCACCTGCCGGTAACCCCCACTGACCTGCGGGTTCGTCGACCCGACGGGGCGGCGGCGGAGTCGGCGGCGGGCGTTCCGGGCCGCCGTCGACACCTGCGGGTGTGACGTAGCAGTCAGTTGCGAGATCCACCGCGACGCAACCGTGCCGTTCGGTGCGGCGTCTGGATCAATAGGGCGAAAGGCGCGCGTACGGTTGTGCTCGCGCCGGCCGCCCCGCCCGCGACCTGCTCCGATCACCCAGAGGTTCACGCGATCATGCCGAAATCCCGTCGACGCGGCCTGACCAAGGCCGGCACCCTGCTCACCTGCGCCCTGCTCGCCGGAGTGGTGGTCGCCGGGGCGGCCTTTCCGGCGGTGGCGATGTCCGGGCTCGCGGCGAAGGCCGGAGCCGACTCGTTCAAGGACCTGCCGACCGAGCTGACCGTGCCGCAGGTGCCGGAGGCGACCCAGGTCTTCGCCGCCGACAACAAGACCCTGATGGCGACGTTCTACGACGAGAACCGCCAGGACGTCGGGTTCGCCGACATCGCCCCGGCGATGCGGAACGCCATGATCGGCGCCGAGGACCACGCGTTCTACCGGCACAACGGGATCGACGTGAAGGGTTTCGTCCGGGCGCTGGTCTCCAACTTCACCGGCAACTCCCGGCAGGGCGCCTCGACGCTGACCATGCAGCTCGTCCGGATGTCGATCACCTACGGCGCGACCGACCCGAACGACGTGGTCGCGGCCAGCGAGGACACCAACCCCCGGAAGCTGCGCGAGATGCGGCTGGCGGCGGCGCTGGAGAACAGGCTGACCAAGGACGAGATCCTGGAGCGCTACCTGAACATGGCCCCCTTCGGCCACGGCACGTACGGGGTGGCGGCGGCCAGCCGGTTCTACTTCGGCAAGGAGCCGAAGAACCTGACCGTGCCGGAGGCGGCGATGATCGCCGGGCTGGTCAAGTCGCCGAGTTACTACGACGCGCTGGACACCGACGGCCCCGGCTACGCCCGGACCGTGCAACGCCGTGACTGGGTGATCGGGCAGATGAAGGAGATCGGGGCGATCACCGAGGCGGAGGAGGCGGCGGCGCTGGCCACTCCGCTCAAGGTCAAGGGGCAGCGGCCGACGAACGGCTGCACCAGCTCGGTGCACAACGACTGGGGCTTCTTCTGCGACGCCTTCTACCGCTGGTGGATGGACCAGGAGGCGTTCGGCGCCACCTCCTACGACCGGGAGCGCCGGCTCAAGGGCGGCGGATACCGGATCGTCAGCACCCTCGACCCGGCCGTGCAGCAGGCGGCGTACAAAAACGTCCAGCAGTACCTGCCGACCGGGCGGAAGGACGCCCTGATGGTGGCGGCCGTCGAGCCGGGCACCGGCCGGATCCGCGCCCTGGCCACCAACCGGACCTTCGGGCTGGACGACCCGGCGAAGCCGAAGAACCCGATCTCCAGCAACCCGAAGCAGAAGGACGCCGGGCTGCGGGCCAGCTATCCGCGTACCACGAACCCGCTGTTGACCGGCGGCGGCGGGGTGCACGGCTACCAGGCCGGTTCGACGTTCAAGATGTTCACCATGGTGGCCGCGCTGGAGCAGGGCTACCCGCTGAGCCTCAGCTACAACGCGCCGAACCGCTACCCGTCGAAGTACACGGCGGCGGCCGGCACCGAGTCGGCCTGCCCCGGTACCGAGCGGTGGTGCCCGAGCAACGACAACGAGGGCATGGCCGGGATGCACGACATGTGGAGTGCGTTCGGCCGCTCCGTCAACACCTACTTCGTACCCCTGGAGGAGCGGGTCGGGGCGGCGAAGGTGGTCGACGCGGCGCAGCGGCTCGGCATCCGGTTCCGGGAACCGGGCGAGGCCGCCGTCGCCGCCGACCCGGCCCAGGCCGACGGCTGGGGCTCGTTCACCCTCGGCGTCTCGGCCGCCACCCCGCTGGACCTGGCCAACTCGTACGCCACGCTGGCCGCCGACGGCACGCACTGCGAGCCGATCCCGGTGCAGGAGGTGAAGGACCGGACCGGCACGGCGCTGGACATCGCCAAGCCGCGCTGCGACAAGGCGGTCGACCCGGAGGTGGCTCGGGCGGCGGTCGACGCGGCCCGGTGCCCGGTCGGCGACCAGTCGGCGTACGGCAGGTGCCGTGGCGCGACCGAGGCGGACGCCCGCCGGGTGGTGGGACATCCGGTCGCCGGCAAGACGGGTACCACCGACAGCGACCGGACCGCGTCCCTGGTGGCCATGACCACCACGCTCTCGGTCGCCGGCATCATGGCGAACCCGGACTGGCCGGAGACCACCACGAACATGGACCACGACAAGGTCAACCCGGCGGTCTACGAGACGCTCGCCGACGCGATGAAGGGCAAGCCGAAGAAGAACTTCCCCAAGCCGACCGAGAAGCTGGTCTACGGGGACCAGCGGTCGGTGCCCTTGGTCACCTGCCGCTCGGTCGACGAGGCCAGCACGATGCTGCGGAACGCCGGCTTCAAGGTCGAGGTGGACCCGAACCGGGTGCCCTCGAACTGCCCCGCCGGTGCGGTCGCCGGCACCGACCCGTCCGGCCGGACCGTGGCCGGCGGTGTGGTGATGCTCCGGGTCAGCAACGGCCAGCCCGCGGCGGGCGGTCCCGGCAGCGGCCAGTCCCCGGGCGGGGGCGGCGCGGCCGGGGAGACTCCGGCCGACCGGCCCGGCCGGCGCGGCTGACGCCGGGTTCCGGGCGCTTGACCCGCGCGACCGGTGGGGCCGGAGATGGGTACGCCGCCCATGGCGAGGCCATGGGCGGCGCGGTGTCGGTGTGCAGGTCGCCTCTCGGCGAGTGGCACGACGCGGCTCCAGCCGGACGGTATTCCGCGAAGGCAATAGGGTGAGGCCCGGGGACACTGGACACACCGACAGTCCTAGTCAACCTCGGATCCGGGTCCGGTGTTCCGTACTCGGTCGTGACGCACGTCACGCCCCTGTCCCGAGTACGGGACAGGTCGTTTGGGCGATTCGGCACCGGGTAGCTGATCAGGCGTGACCGACCCAGCGAACCCGGCCGACGCAGCGGACCCGGCCGACCCGGCCGAACCGGCAAGCCCGGACGGCTCGACCAGTCCGGAACTCGACGCCCTGCTCGACGACATGTACTCCGGTCAGGAGCGGGTGACGCAGTCGGAGATCCAGCGCCGGGCGGTCGCCGCCGACGTCTCCGCCGAGCTGCTGACCAGGATCACCGCCCTTCCACAGGGCGAGTACGCGGCCGACGAGGTCGCGGACCTGCTCGGCGGCACCAGCGGCTGACCAGTAGGGCACGCCGCCCGACGGCGACGACGGGAACACCAGCGCGGGCCTGTCCCGCCAGGATCAGGATCAACGAGGAGAGCACCGATGACCGAAGACGACCGGCAGGCGCGGGGCCGTCTCGCTCCGCTCGGCCAGCCACCCGACGAGACGGATCCGCAGGACGACCCGGACTTCACGAACGAGCACGACAAGACGGCGGTGGACGAGGAGATCATCACCGACAGCGACACCGAGCGGGAGCCGGAGTCGCCCCGAGGCTGGTCGGGCATGCAGCGCTGACCCGACCCGTCCACCAGCACGCCGTGCGCCGCCTGCCGTCCCTAGTGGGGGCGAGAGGCGGCGCGTTGCGCGACGGCGTAACCCATCTGGAGGAAGTCGGAGGCGGCCACCGCGGTGAAGGCGGTCGCCACCAGCCGGGTCAGCCGGGGTGCCAGCACCAGGCCGCCGGTCAGCCCGGTGGCGACCCAGACCGCCAGGCAGAACGGGCAACTGAGCAGTTCGCCGACGGCGTGCTTGGTCGAGCTGCCCTGGTCGCGTACCTGCTCCATCACCTCGCCGCTGCCGATCGGCCGGTCGTACCGGGTGAACGGCGCCCGCAGCGGGCTGGTCACGGCATCTTTCGACAGCAGCCGGCTGAGCTTGTGGGTGGCCACCGACAGCAGTACGACGTCGGCGGCGCTCGGCCGGTCCGGAGCCCGCCGCCCGGTCGTCTTCGCCGCGGTGGCCAGCGCCAGCGCCACTCCGGCGTAGGTGCCCATCGCCGCCAGGTAGCCGCCGAGCGGCCGGTGCTCGTCGGGCGCGTACGCCTTGCGCAGTCGCGCCACCCTGTCCCGTACGTTCATCCCGCCTCGTTCCGCGTCGCGGCTGTTCCGCACCTTCGCCAGTGGTTGTCCGTTCAGCCCGGGGTCAGGTTGTCGTCGACCTCCCGGGCGAGGCTGGCCAGCGACTCGTCGGCGATCTCGTCCAGCCGCCGCTGCGCCGGGTCGGCCGCCAGGTCGAGCCGGACGACGGCTCCGCCGGCGTCGACCGGGGACACCTCCAGTTGGGCCGACCAGTCCGACGACCCGGTGTCGCCCCAGTTCGCCCGCAGGTCGTCGGCGACCAGTTCCGGCCCCGGCCGACCCTCGGCGCGCAGCGGCTCGGGCAGCCAGGCCGAGACCCGGTCCGGGTCGGTGGCGGTGCTGAAGACCACCTCGGGCGGGGCGGAGAAGCCGCGTTCGGCGCTGGCGCTCACCATGCGCCGTCCCGCAGGCGGCTGGGATCCACCTCCCGGCCGGGGTGTCGGGTCAGGTACTCGGTCTCCAGTTCGGCGGTACGCCGCAGGTGGTGGCCGAGCGCGGTGTCGGCGGCGTGCCGGAGCGTGTCCAGCCGGGTCCGGTGCAGGCTGTGCATCTCCCGCAGCAGGTCCTCGTCGCTCAACTCGGCCGGGTCGACGCCGAGGATCTCCTCCTCGGCGGCCACGAAGTCGCTGGCCGTGCCGCCGTGCCGGACCGGGTCGCCGTCCCACTGGCCGATCCGCTGCTCGGGGCTGGTGTCGGTCGGCAATCCGGTGCCGACCGGAGAAAACTCGTCGTGACGTACTGATTCGGACATCGTCGCCCCCGATAGCTCGTTTGGGTTGACGACTAGACGGTTGCCCAAACCGGGCACCGCCAAACCCGTCCGCGCGCCCGCCCGCCGGCCCGACACTACGACGCCGCGTCGGAGATGGCGCCCGGCTCCCGGTACCCTCGTGGGCATGAGACGGCTGTGCACACCGGCGTGGATCGTGCGCCACGTGCTCACCGTCGCACTTGTCGTCGGCTTCCTGGCCCTCGGCTGGTGGCAGATCAGCCGGGCCCTGAACGGCAACGCCCTGAGCTGGGCGTACGCCGTCGAGTGGCCGATCTTCGCCGGGTTCGTCGTCTTCCTCTGGGTGCGGGAGGCCCGCTACACGCTGCGCGGTGGCCGGCCGCCGGGCGCCGAGCCGGCCGCCCCGCCGCCCCGGCCGACGACCCCGGGGGTACGCCGACCGGTGCGCACGGCCCGGCCGCGGCTGGCCGCCGTCGGCCCGGAGGACCCGGCGCTGGCCGAGTACAACCACTACCTCGCGTGGTTGAACGCCAATCCGGGCGCTCGACCCGCCGACTATCCCGGCCTGGGCCGGCAGCAGGAAGGATGAACCGTGGGCGCAGCCCTGACCCGCTACCGTGTGGTCGCTTACGTCGTCGGCGTCGTGTTGATCGCGCTCGTCGTGGTGGGCATGCCGCTCAAGTACCTCTGGGACGATCCGGTGGTGGTCGAGACGATCGGCCCGGCACACGGCTTCCTCTACATGGTCTACCTGCTGGTCACCTTCGACCTGGGGCGCCGGGCACGCTGGCCGCTGGGCCGGATGGTGCTGGTGATGCTCGCCGGGACGATCCCGTTCGTCTCGTTCTTCGCCGAGCGTGCGGTCACCCGGCAGGTACGCGAGCCGGAGCCGGTGGCCGGCTGAGCCGCTGGCCGGGGCGGCTGCCGGTGGGAGCCGCCCCGGATTCGATTGTTCGACCAAATGTCTCTGCGATATGTGCGGTCACGCGGTCCGGTCGGGGTCGCCGACCGGACCGGAACGTGAATGAATCACGTGATCGGGTTTGGATTCACGCTTCGCGGAGCCCGGCCACGAATGCCCGCCAGGCAACCGTGCCGAACAGCAGCGACCGCGCGGGATCGACCGAGTCACGGACGGCTGCGCCGTGCCCGACCCGAGCCACCTCGACACAATGCTGCGATTCGCATCGACTGCTCTTCCGCCAGTCGAGCTCGGCGGAACCAGTCTGTGACATGCACCCTCCCCGGCACTAATACTGTTGCGGCAGATGCCGCGACAACGGACAGAGGCTACCCGTCGCCCGCCATTCCGCACAGGCCGGAATACCCGCGATTATGATGCGGTGTAGACAATGGACACGACCGGTGATGACGTCGTCGCGGCAAGCACGGACGCTGGTGGAACGCAGCCGTCCCGTGTAGCCTGCACAAAAGTCTGGCATTCTGGCAGCTGGCCGGTAGCCAGGTGGCAGGTTGCCGGGATCGGAATCAGCCGAATCCACCCCTCGCTCGGCCGCCGGGGCGCCGTTCGAAGGGAGCGTTCGGCGATGACTACGGCGTACGGCCCGACGGTAGGTCGCCGCAAGCTCCGCTCGGCGATCCGCCGGGCCCGGGAAGCCGCCGGGTTCACCCAGGAGCAGGTGGCCGTCGCGATGGACTGGTCACTGTCCAAGCTGATCCGGATAGAGGCGGGGTACGTCTCGATTTCCACAAACGACGTCAAGGCACTGCTCGACCACTATCA is from Micromonospora sp. WMMD1102 and encodes:
- a CDS encoding DUF1360 domain-containing protein, whose product is MNVRDRVARLRKAYAPDEHRPLGGYLAAMGTYAGVALALATAAKTTGRRAPDRPSAADVVLLSVATHKLSRLLSKDAVTSPLRAPFTRYDRPIGSGEVMEQVRDQGSSTKHAVGELLSCPFCLAVWVATGLTGGLVLAPRLTRLVATAFTAVAASDFLQMGYAVAQRAASRPH
- a CDS encoding DUF6158 family protein, coding for MSESVRHDEFSPVGTGLPTDTSPEQRIGQWDGDPVRHGGTASDFVAAEEEILGVDPAELSDEDLLREMHSLHRTRLDTLRHAADTALGHHLRRTAELETEYLTRHPGREVDPSRLRDGAW
- a CDS encoding DUF3817 domain-containing protein; translation: MGAALTRYRVVAYVVGVVLIALVVVGMPLKYLWDDPVVVETIGPAHGFLYMVYLLVTFDLGRRARWPLGRMVLVMLAGTIPFVSFFAERAVTRQVREPEPVAG
- a CDS encoding DUF397 domain-containing protein, translated to MSQTGSAELDWRKSSRCESQHCVEVARVGHGAAVRDSVDPARSLLFGTVAWRAFVAGLREA